The segment GCAATCATTTATACCTCGTCAATCAAAAAGAAACAGTGCATATGGATTGCAATAATGAAACACTTCCATTTGGACCAGCGTTTGTTGATGATGTTGTGAACAGAACAGAAACTGCTATGAGCCAGGCGCATTGCTTTTTAGCAACGGAACTTGCCTTAATAGCACAGAAACAGGCAAAGCCGTTGAAACTGAAAAAATAATTTCCTGCTTTTACCATAACGATGCTTCACTAAAACAGATTGCCATGCAAAAAGAAAAAAAAACAGGTATCGGAAGAAGAAAATTTCTAAACGATACCATTAAAGCAACAGCAGGCACAGCCGTTGCACTGAGTTTCCCATCCATCGTACCGGCAAGTGTATTTGGGAAAAATGCACCAAGCAATCGTATTAATGTTGCAGCCATCGGTACAGGACGTATCTCCCGTGGACATGATATGCCGGGGGTTTGGAAACATGAATATGCGCAGATCATGGCGGTTTGTGATGTTGATCTGAAACGTGCAAACGAGGGCAAGCAATTAGTAAATGAATTTTATACAAAGAGAGATAACAAACCCTATGATGGTGTAAAACTTTACACAGATTTCCGTGAGCTTTTATTGAATAAAGATATTGATGCAGTATTGATCAGTACACCCGATCATACACATGCCATGATTGGTGTAGCTGCAGCACGTGCAGGTAAACATATTTATATGCAGAAGCCTGCATCGTTAACCATTGCAGAAGGAAGGATTATCAGCAATGTGGTACAGAATAGTGGTGTGAAATTTCAAATAGGAAGTCAACAACGAAGCAGTGATCAATTCCGTTATGCAGCAGAGCTTGTTCGCAATGGGCGGATCGGTGTATTGAAAACAGTGTATGTTGGGTTACCCGGCGATCCTCCCGGTGGTAAAAAAGAAGAAATGCCGCTTCCTGCAAATTTCAATTACGACATGTGGCTTGCATCAACACCTGAAGTGTATTATACTGAAGACAGAGTTCATCCGCAGAATGATTATGGACGCCCCGGTTGGTTACGCTGCGAACAGTTTGGAGCAGGTATGATCACAGGTTGGGGTGCGCATCATATCGACAGTGCACATTGGGGCATGGGTATGGAAGCAAGTGGCCCTGTAGAAATATGGGCTCAACATGTTGAGTTTGCAAAAGATGGTTTGTGGGATGTGCACGGCATTTTTAAAACGGGCGCAAAATATGCGAACGGTGTTACAATGATGGTGAGTAATGAATTTCCCAACGGAATAAAATTTGAAGGAACGAAAGGATGGATCTTTGTTTCAAGAGGTGATTACCAGGCAACATCCAGCGATCCCAATGCAGGAACTGTGCAGGCGAAAAAAATTGATGCAAGTGATCCCAAACTACTCACATCTGTAATTGGTGAAAATGAATTTCATTTCACTGTCAGCAAAGATCACCATGGCAATTGGCTGGAAGCAATACGTGATAACAAGAACACAATTGCTCCTGTTGAAGAAGCACATCGTGCATGTTCTGCCTGTTTGCTGCATCACATCGCCATGAAATTGAAACGGAAATTGTATTGGGATCCTGTAAAAGAACAATTCAAAAACGATGCAGAAGCAAACAGCATGTTATCCCGCCCGCAACGTAAAGGTTATGAAGTAAAATAAAATTTAAACAACTGCTTTTCATGAAACGATTACTTGCCCTCTTCTTCTTTCTTCCTTCGTTGGTATTTGCGCAGAACGATTCTGTATTGTCAGGTGCATACAGCTGGAAACAACCTGTTGTGCAAAAAGGAAAAATCAGTTCTGTTGTTTTACTGGAAGGCAAAGTGCATGACTTTGAATGGATGCAGTTTGCAGCAAACAGTATTGCAGGCAACACAACAATAAAGCAGGCTGTTTCTGCTAACCAAGAGCAGTTATTGATCGTAAGATCTGGTGCTGTAACAATTCATTTTGGCGACTCTTCCTTTCTATTAACAGCGAATAGCATAGCTGTCTTAATGCCAGGAGAAAAATACAGTTTATCAAATGCATCAACAACAACAACAGATTTCTTTACCATGAACTACCGCAGCAAAAAAACTGCTGATGCACAACGTGGCGGAACTTCCTTTGTGAAAATATGGGAAAGCATTCCTTTTAAAGGCAATAATATTGGAGGAGGTCGTCGTGATTTTTTTGAAAAACCTACTGTTATGCAGAAACGTTTTGAAATGCACGTAACCACTTTAAAAGAAGGTTTGAAAAGTCATGAACCTCATACGCATCGTGCAGAAGAAATTATCCTGGTCATTGAAGGTGAAACGGAGATGCAGATGGGGAATAACATAATAAAAACAACTGCCGGAGGATTTTATTATGCAGGCAGCAAGGTATTACACGGCATCAAAAACATCGGTACAAAATCAAGTACCTATTTCGCCATTCAATTTGAATAACAAAATGAACTACTTCTTATCGTTATTACGGATCGTTCCAATCTTTTTGTTTGGGGCAAACGCAGCAAACGCACAGGTAAAACTTCCGCAAATTGTAAGAGACAGCATGATACTGCAAAGAGATATTCCGGTAAACATCTGGGGATGGAGCGCTGTGAATGAAAAAGTAAGTGTAAAGTTCAATGGCAAAACATACAAGACAAAAGGCAATGCTGAAGGAAAGTGGATTATAAAACTACCTGCAACCAAAGGAGGCGGTCCTTACAGCATTGATATTAC is part of the Lacibacter sediminis genome and harbors:
- a CDS encoding cupin domain-containing protein; protein product: MKRLLALFFFLPSLVFAQNDSVLSGAYSWKQPVVQKGKISSVVLLEGKVHDFEWMQFAANSIAGNTTIKQAVSANQEQLLIVRSGAVTIHFGDSSFLLTANSIAVLMPGEKYSLSNASTTTTDFFTMNYRSKKTADAQRGGTSFVKIWESIPFKGNNIGGGRRDFFEKPTVMQKRFEMHVTTLKEGLKSHEPHTHRAEEIILVIEGETEMQMGNNIIKTTAGGFYYAGSKVLHGIKNIGTKSSTYFAIQFE
- a CDS encoding Gfo/Idh/MocA family protein, with amino-acid sequence MQKEKKTGIGRRKFLNDTIKATAGTAVALSFPSIVPASVFGKNAPSNRINVAAIGTGRISRGHDMPGVWKHEYAQIMAVCDVDLKRANEGKQLVNEFYTKRDNKPYDGVKLYTDFRELLLNKDIDAVLISTPDHTHAMIGVAAARAGKHIYMQKPASLTIAEGRIISNVVQNSGVKFQIGSQQRSSDQFRYAAELVRNGRIGVLKTVYVGLPGDPPGGKKEEMPLPANFNYDMWLASTPEVYYTEDRVHPQNDYGRPGWLRCEQFGAGMITGWGAHHIDSAHWGMGMEASGPVEIWAQHVEFAKDGLWDVHGIFKTGAKYANGVTMMVSNEFPNGIKFEGTKGWIFVSRGDYQATSSDPNAGTVQAKKIDASDPKLLTSVIGENEFHFTVSKDHHGNWLEAIRDNKNTIAPVEEAHRACSACLLHHIAMKLKRKLYWDPVKEQFKNDAEANSMLSRPQRKGYEVK